A stretch of DNA from Bradyrhizobium algeriense:
GGCAGCCGCTGACGGCACCAAGGGTCTGCAGATAATTCGCCACGCTGGCGTCGTAGAGTGAAAGGGCCATGTCAGGATTCTCCCTGGGCAATATTTGTTATTGAACAAAGGGAGTCATAGCGCAAACCCGCCCGCTTGCAATGGCGCGGGCTTAAGCCTGCTTGTCCGGCGCATCGGCCGCGAGCAGGCGATCCAGCCTCGCCTCTTCCTCTTCCGTCAAATGCAGGAGCGAGGGATCGGTCGGACTGCCGGAATTATTCGAGCGGCGCCGGCTGTAGAACCACAGCGCAAGTCCGCCTCCGATCAACGCGAGCGGCGGCAGCAGCCACAGCAGCAGCGTATGCGGCGTGAAGCGCGGCTTCAGCAGCACGAACTCGCCATAGCGCGCCACCAGGAAATCGATCACCTGGCTGTCGCTGTCGCCGGTCGCGATCCGCTCGCGCACCAAAAGCCGCAGGTCGCGCGCCAG
This window harbors:
- a CDS encoding cytochrome c-type biogenesis protein, which produces MRKLLASIAVVALVAGCPAAYAVQPDEIMADPAKEARARDLSRELRCMVCQNQSIDDSDAPLARDLRLLVRERIATGDSDSQVIDFLVARYGEFVLLKPRFTPHTLLLWLLPPLALIGGGLALWFYSRRRSNNSGSPTDPSLLHLTEEEEARLDRLLAADAPDKQA